A genome region from Anolis carolinensis isolate JA03-04 chromosome 6, rAnoCar3.1.pri, whole genome shotgun sequence includes the following:
- the ccr5 gene encoding C-C chemokine receptor type 5, with amino-acid sequence METSTVTTDGAVVTTEFDYGDIPTPCHSVAVQEFASHVLPTLYSLVLVFGMLGNALVVLILIRYKKLKSMTDIYLLNLAISDLLFVVSLPFWAYSAAHEWIFEDAMCKILSGIYVVGFYSGSFFIILLTIDRYLAIVHAVFALKARTVTYGIVTSAVTWCVAILASIPWLIFNKLQRENNHCRCTLSFPPETHVNWNQFLTLKINLIGLIFPMIVMIFCYTQIIITLMRCRNDKKNKAVRLIFIIMIIYFLFWAPYNIVLLLQTFQTSFRLDNCYSYSNLGVALQVTETLAMAHCCINPVIYAFAGEKFRKYTCTFFRKHIALHLSKHCRFLYTEPLERASSTYSHSTGEQDLSAAL; translated from the coding sequence ATGGAGACATCTACAGTGACAACAGATGGGGCTGTAGTCACAACAGAATTTGATTACGGTGACATCCCAACACCATGCCACAGTGTTGCTGTCCAAGAATTTGCTTCCCATGTTCTACCAACACTTTATTCTTTGGTGCTCGTATTTGGCATGCTGGGCAATGCACTGGTTGTGCTGATCCTCATCAGATACAAGAAACTCAAGAGCATGACCGACATCTACTTGTTGAATCTGGCCATCTCTGACTTGCTTTTCGTGGTCTCGCTCCCATTTTGGGCTTATTCTGCAGCCCATGAATGGATATTTGAAGATGCAATGTGCAAAATCCTTTCTGGGATCTATGTTGTAGGCTTCTACAGTGGAAGCTTTTTCATCATTCTGTTGACCATTGACCGGTACTTAGCAATAGTCCACGCAGTTTTTGCACTAAAAGCCAGGACGGTGACCTATGGCATTGTCACAAGTGCTGTCACATGGTGTGTGGCAATATTAGCATCAATACCCTGGTTGATCTTTAACAAACTACAACGAGAAAACAACCACTGCAGATGCACTCTCAGTTTTCCACCTGAAACACATGTCAACTGGAATCAGTTTCTGACACTGAAAATAAACCTGATTGGCCTGATCTTCCCCATGATTGTGATGATCTTCTGCTACACTCAGATCATAATAACCCTGATGAGATGCAGaaatgataaaaagaacaaagcgGTCAGGCTGATttttatcatcatgattatttactttcttttctgGGCCCCGTACAACATTGTTCTTCTGCTCCAGACATTCCAGACATCATTTCGTCTTGACAATTGTTACAGCTATAGTAATTTGGGGGTTGCGTTACAAGTGACAGAAACATTAGCAATGGCCCATTGTTGCATTAACCCTGTGATCTACGCTTTTGCTGGTGAGAAGTTCCGAAAATATACATGCACTTTTTTCCGAAAGCACATTGCTCTTCATTTGTCAAAACACTGCCGTTTTTTGTATACAGAGCCTCTGGAACGTGCAAGTTCTACATATTCCCATTCCACTGGCGAGCAAGACCTTTCAGCTGCGTTGTAA